The following proteins come from a genomic window of Candidatus Thorarchaeota archaeon:
- a CDS encoding RtcB family protein, which translates to MSVLELKRIGDNVYEISKGTKPCMKVPVRVYASQRLVDKMRQDATFEQGANVACLPGVYTHSIVLPDGHQGYGFPIGGVAATDYDSGVISPGGVGYDINCGVRVLTTSLDEKDVRPKIRELVDRLFQDVPTGVGKSGLTRLSGSSGVDEVLSLGAKWAIEKGLGWEQDLEHTEAGGSLEIADASKVSSDAKSRGVGQVGTLGSGNHFLEIQTVDTIYDEAAAKAMGITRVGQVTVMIHSGSRGLGHQVCSDYIRIMTQAMRKYNIEVPDRELCCTPTTSTEGQAYLGAMSAAANYAWANRQAMMHWTREAFAKVFGQSAEDLQMRLVYDVAHNIGKVEEHVVEGKKRKVLVHRKGATRAFPPGHPETPAEYKNIGQPVLIPGTMGTASYILVGSPTAMELSFGSTAHGAGRFMSREKAKREFMGREVQASLAKDGIIVKSPQAIGIAEEAPGAYKDVDEVVKVSDSVGIATKVVRLRPMGVIKG; encoded by the coding sequence ATGAGTGTCTTGGAACTCAAGAGAATAGGAGACAACGTCTACGAGATATCGAAGGGCACCAAGCCCTGCATGAAAGTACCTGTGAGAGTCTATGCATCACAGAGGCTTGTAGATAAGATGCGACAGGACGCAACCTTCGAGCAGGGAGCGAATGTCGCATGCCTCCCCGGAGTCTACACTCATAGTATAGTGCTTCCTGATGGACACCAGGGCTATGGTTTCCCCATAGGCGGGGTAGCGGCCACAGACTATGACAGCGGGGTCATTTCACCCGGCGGGGTCGGATATGACATCAACTGCGGTGTGCGTGTTCTGACCACCAGCCTGGATGAGAAGGATGTGAGACCCAAGATAAGAGAACTTGTGGACAGACTCTTCCAAGATGTACCCACGGGAGTTGGAAAGTCCGGACTGACCCGGCTGAGCGGTTCATCAGGAGTCGACGAGGTGTTGAGTCTCGGTGCCAAGTGGGCCATCGAGAAGGGTCTCGGTTGGGAGCAAGACCTCGAACACACAGAGGCTGGCGGAAGCCTTGAGATAGCTGATGCATCAAAGGTGTCCTCTGACGCCAAGAGCAGGGGAGTGGGGCAAGTCGGGACTCTTGGCTCGGGCAACCACTTCCTTGAGATTCAGACCGTGGACACAATCTATGACGAGGCGGCTGCAAAGGCCATGGGAATAACCAGGGTCGGGCAGGTCACAGTCATGATACACAGTGGTTCAAGAGGTCTTGGACACCAAGTCTGCAGTGACTACATCAGAATCATGACCCAAGCGATGAGGAAGTACAACATCGAGGTACCGGACAGAGAACTGTGTTGTACGCCAACCACCTCAACAGAGGGGCAGGCATACTTGGGTGCGATGAGCGCGGCAGCTAACTATGCGTGGGCCAACCGACAGGCGATGATGCACTGGACGAGAGAGGCCTTTGCAAAGGTATTCGGGCAATCTGCTGAAGACCTTCAGATGAGACTGGTCTACGATGTTGCACATAACATAGGCAAAGTTGAGGAGCATGTAGTAGAGGGAAAGAAGCGCAAGGTACTAGTTCACAGGAAGGGGGCGACGAGAGCATTCCCACCCGGTCATCCAGAGACACCTGCCGAGTACAAGAACATCGGACAGCCGGTTCTGATCCCGGGTACAATGGGAACGGCGTCGTACATACTCGTTGGAAGCCCGACCGCCATGGAACTGTCATTTGGCTCGACAGCACACGGTGCGGGCAGATTCATGAGCCGTGAGAAGGCAAAGAGGGAGTTTATGGGTCGGGAGGTACAGGCCAGTCTCGCGAAGGATGGCATCATAGTCAAGTCACCCCAAGCCATTGGGATTGCTGAAGAAGCACCCGGAGCCTACAAGGATGTCGACGAAGTCGTGAAGGTCTCGGACTCGGTCGGGATTGCAACGAAAGTGGTCCGACTCAGACCAATGGGTGTTATCAAGGGTTAG
- a CDS encoding nucleoside 2-deoxyribosyltransferase — protein MTRAKKSDRSVSIVMTRVYLSGPIVDESRREDTFYRTVVVTLEEMGLTVFAPQFLPSDSPDRIFERDTNEVRLCDVLVAEVSSPSHGVGMEVMLAVELMKPVLMFSRRGSQRLSCMLRGATGKALIEYSDISEVRSLLQSLDFDSLIVQRCPGCGSQVAQVTEDRLRCVACGRESVHLV, from the coding sequence ATGACTCGAGCTAAGAAGTCCGATAGGAGCGTATCAATAGTCATGACCCGTGTCTATCTGTCAGGTCCGATAGTAGACGAGAGCCGCAGAGAAGACACCTTCTACAGGACCGTAGTCGTCACGCTCGAAGAAATGGGCCTCACAGTGTTTGCTCCTCAGTTTCTCCCATCTGATAGCCCAGACCGCATCTTTGAACGAGACACCAATGAAGTCCGGCTCTGTGATGTCCTAGTGGCAGAGGTCTCTAGCCCGTCGCACGGCGTTGGAATGGAGGTAATGCTTGCAGTCGAGCTCATGAAGCCCGTGTTGATGTTCAGTCGAAGAGGGTCTCAGCGGCTTTCCTGCATGCTGCGTGGTGCGACCGGAAAGGCGCTCATCGAGTACTCGGACATCTCTGAGGTCCGAAGCCTACTTCAGAGCTTGGACTTTGATAGTCTGATTGTGCAGAGGTGTCCCGGCTGTGGTTCACAGGTCGCTCAAGTCACCGAAGACCGCCTCAGATGTGTGGCGTGCGGTCGGGAGTCGGTTCATCTGGTGTAA
- a CDS encoding roadblock/LC7 domain-containing protein, with the protein MASRVDKINSAIRDFETVPGVEGAALVSSDGLMISSALPESEQERVAAISAAMLSLGEKISGELNRGSFLEIYVKSERGYTLMTSVGDNALMMVLAKPDAQLGLIFLDMKRLAQSLVDIL; encoded by the coding sequence ATGGCAAGCCGTGTAGACAAGATCAACTCAGCAATTCGCGATTTTGAAACAGTGCCCGGTGTGGAGGGCGCCGCACTAGTCTCTAGTGATGGTCTGATGATATCGTCAGCATTGCCTGAGAGTGAGCAGGAGCGCGTTGCCGCAATAAGCGCTGCGATGCTCTCCCTGGGTGAGAAGATCTCAGGTGAGCTCAATCGCGGCAGTTTCCTTGAAATATACGTGAAGAGTGAGAGGGGTTACACACTGATGACCTCTGTTGGGGACAATGCCCTCATGATGGTCCTGGCCAAGCCCGACGCACAGCTGGGGCTTATCTTCCTAGACATGAAGAGGCTGGCTCAGAGCCTCGTAGACATACTGTAG
- the coaBC gene encoding bifunctional phosphopantothenoylcysteine decarboxylase/phosphopantothenate--cysteine ligase CoaBC, with protein MKHTSKLIVGSLSSTLAGKTIALCVTGSVAAVECVNLSRTLMRHGAEVYSVMSESAQKIIHPFLLEWATGNPVITELTGQIEHVSLAGDHPEHVDLVLVAPSTANTIGKIANGIDDTPVTTTVSSAIGAHIPVVIVPAMHKSLYDHPAVLANIQRLKDMGVRVVAPRMEEAKAKISSVEAVVETVFEILGPRDLVGHSFVVTAGPTRGWLDRVRFMTNPSTGKMGIETAKEIAARGGEVVLVLGPTSQPVPEHLDTIRVETAKEMLDSVLSSIADRKADVFISSAAVLDFEPEEREDRKRPSGESYTVRLVSTPKIIDTVRRKYSDLFIVGFKVESGVSEAELESKAREKILSGVCNLVVGNDERKRGVAFGSDTNEVVIVGEDGFLEHVPMASKRDVARRLIDLVVERLDKRRR; from the coding sequence ATGAAACACACTTCCAAGCTGATTGTGGGTAGCCTCAGCAGCACACTAGCAGGAAAGACAATTGCCCTCTGTGTCACAGGAAGCGTGGCAGCTGTCGAGTGTGTGAATCTGTCACGCACATTGATGCGTCATGGGGCAGAGGTCTACTCGGTGATGAGCGAGAGCGCACAGAAGATCATTCACCCGTTCTTGCTGGAGTGGGCAACAGGAAACCCTGTGATAACCGAGCTTACAGGACAGATTGAGCACGTAAGTCTGGCCGGAGACCACCCCGAGCATGTGGACCTTGTCCTTGTTGCTCCTTCGACGGCGAACACGATAGGTAAGATAGCTAATGGCATAGACGACACGCCTGTGACAACAACAGTGTCCTCTGCGATAGGAGCACACATACCGGTGGTGATCGTGCCCGCCATGCACAAGTCCCTCTATGATCATCCCGCAGTCTTGGCCAACATTCAGAGACTGAAGGACATGGGAGTGAGAGTAGTGGCGCCAAGAATGGAAGAGGCCAAGGCGAAGATCTCCTCGGTGGAAGCCGTCGTCGAGACCGTCTTTGAGATACTGGGACCCAGAGACCTTGTTGGGCACAGCTTCGTTGTGACAGCTGGTCCCACCAGAGGTTGGCTGGACCGCGTGCGCTTCATGACCAATCCATCGACTGGCAAGATGGGCATTGAGACAGCGAAAGAGATAGCTGCAAGAGGAGGAGAGGTCGTATTGGTGCTTGGCCCCACGAGCCAACCTGTTCCCGAACACCTAGACACCATCCGAGTCGAGACTGCCAAGGAGATGCTCGACTCAGTACTCTCTTCGATAGCAGACAGGAAGGCTGACGTGTTCATCTCGTCGGCTGCAGTGCTCGACTTCGAGCCTGAGGAGAGGGAGGACAGGAAACGTCCGTCGGGCGAGTCCTACACTGTGAGGTTGGTCTCCACCCCGAAGATAATCGACACGGTGAGACGCAAGTACAGCGACCTGTTCATAGTGGGTTTCAAAGTCGAGTCAGGGGTCAGTGAGGCCGAACTCGAGTCAAAGGCACGCGAGAAGATACTGTCAGGGGTATGCAACCTCGTAGTGGGAAACGACGAACGCAAGAGAGGTGTAGCGTTCGGCTCCGACACCAACGAAGTGGTGATAGTGGGAGAGGACGGGTTTCTGGAACACGTACCCATGGCCTCAAAGAGGGACGTTGCTCGACGGCTGATTGACTTGGTCGTTGAGCGGCTTGACAAAAGACGCCGGTGA
- a CDS encoding MBL fold metallo-hydrolase, which produces MFENIVGPVYFNESYSFDSNVVYIDCGDHQVLVDTGTGLYPDMLDRALRDVGASLEGITDVVFTHSHIDHIGGVVHLLKNSGLRTYLHKSEADRINAGDMHLTLADTFGGTLPKFKISQPLEQDQVLSFGDIRLKVHHTPGHSIGSICLHEESLRLLITGDTMFPGGSFGRVDFPTGDPKQLVESLRRVAQIDFDIALAGHMGSIRHGGTRAALRSYEMAKAMFS; this is translated from the coding sequence TTGTTTGAGAACATAGTTGGACCTGTCTACTTCAATGAGAGCTATTCTTTCGATAGCAACGTAGTATACATAGACTGTGGAGACCACCAAGTGCTAGTCGACACAGGAACGGGGCTATACCCGGACATGCTGGATAGGGCACTCCGGGACGTTGGAGCATCGCTGGAAGGCATAACCGATGTTGTGTTTACGCACTCTCACATCGACCACATCGGAGGAGTGGTGCACCTGTTGAAGAACAGCGGACTGAGGACATATCTGCACAAGTCAGAGGCCGACAGGATAAACGCAGGCGACATGCACCTCACACTTGCAGACACTTTCGGGGGGACACTGCCCAAGTTCAAAATCAGTCAGCCACTGGAGCAGGATCAAGTCCTCAGTTTTGGTGACATTCGTCTCAAGGTTCACCACACCCCAGGTCACTCGATAGGAAGCATATGCCTTCACGAAGAGTCCCTTCGCCTATTGATCACAGGGGACACCATGTTTCCGGGAGGCAGCTTTGGCCGGGTAGACTTTCCAACGGGAGACCCGAAGCAGCTGGTGGAGTCGCTCCGTAGAGTCGCGCAGATTGACTTTGACATTGCTCTTGCCGGTCACATGGGATCAATCAGACACGGAGGAACGAGAGCAGCGCTCCGCTCATATGAGATGGCAAAGGCCATGTTCAGCTAG
- a CDS encoding 2-dehydropantoate 2-reductase, whose protein sequence is MKLVFVGAGAVGCMYGGMLLLSGHHVTFVGRPPHTDAVREHGLHVSGVMGDHVLHPQITDDASTISRADFVFITTKAYDTLEAAREIRHLVDSGSYVVILQNGIGTERAVASELHTTRVIRATTCAGARKTSHNEVVITGFGVTEIGTHYPEHQDATQTVASLIEKAGFPVRASANLDGLVWTKTIVNCGINPVGALTGMTNGEIHDCLSLRPVVIGLVDEATRVARAMGIHLTTDDPVRYTLGTAKATASNINSMLQDLRAGKRTEIDHMTGAVVRLGRELGVPVPLSEAVYALVTALESKVRSRQQRLSREETLTPERLIQELTSS, encoded by the coding sequence ATGAAACTGGTCTTCGTAGGCGCGGGAGCAGTCGGCTGCATGTATGGCGGTATGTTGCTGCTTTCCGGTCACCATGTCACCTTTGTAGGTAGACCCCCGCACACAGATGCAGTCCGAGAGCACGGTCTACATGTCAGCGGCGTTATGGGCGACCACGTCCTGCACCCGCAGATAACAGACGATGCGTCCACCATATCTCGCGCCGATTTCGTCTTCATCACAACCAAGGCGTATGACACCTTGGAAGCTGCTCGAGAGATTCGTCATCTGGTGGATTCAGGGTCATACGTTGTCATTCTTCAGAACGGCATAGGAACTGAGAGGGCTGTCGCGAGTGAGCTTCACACTACAAGAGTGATACGTGCTACAACCTGTGCCGGTGCCAGGAAGACCAGTCACAACGAAGTGGTCATCACAGGTTTCGGTGTCACGGAGATTGGCACGCACTATCCCGAGCATCAGGACGCCACTCAGACCGTAGCCTCCCTAATCGAGAAGGCAGGCTTCCCTGTCAGGGCATCGGCAAACCTTGATGGACTGGTATGGACCAAGACAATCGTGAACTGTGGCATCAATCCCGTCGGTGCCCTGACAGGAATGACAAACGGGGAGATTCACGACTGTCTCTCTCTCCGACCGGTCGTCATAGGTCTAGTTGACGAGGCGACCCGTGTTGCCCGTGCGATGGGCATTCACTTGACCACTGATGACCCTGTCCGCTACACACTTGGGACAGCCAAGGCTACCGCGAGCAACATCAACTCGATGCTTCAAGACCTAAGAGCAGGGAAGCGTACCGAGATTGACCACATGACGGGTGCTGTCGTACGTCTCGGACGAGAGCTGGGCGTCCCAGTCCCTCTGAGTGAGGCGGTATACGCTCTTGTGACCGCTCTTGAGTCGAAGGTCCGTTCTCGCCAACAGAGGCTCTCTCGTGAGGAAACACTGACCCCAGAGCGGCTTATCCAAGAGCTGACATCTAGCTGA
- a CDS encoding phosphopantothenate/pantothenate synthetase, whose product MTSTEIPHDHPRRVSLEIRHRIIEGHRASVVATAGLLAHGRGEAFDYLIGERTTEVARIASQVAVAHMLLAKHPVISVNGNACSLVARDLVTLSNLTGAPLEVNLFYYSPEREDAIVHALREAGASEVLGTRDRPSVTIPELSSNRRKVDPEGIGGADVVLVPLEDGDRTEALRRVGKMVLAIDLNPMSRTSVHANVTVVDNIVRALPLMVEFARDLSNADTSTLRRITTHFDNAENLRESVDIMLQHLQEWALSLHTQSGETLRSREVQTR is encoded by the coding sequence ATGACCAGCACTGAGATTCCACATGATCACCCCCGAAGGGTCTCCCTGGAGATTCGTCACAGGATAATAGAGGGACACAGAGCCAGTGTTGTGGCCACTGCAGGGCTGCTAGCGCATGGTCGTGGCGAGGCATTCGACTACTTGATTGGAGAACGCACAACAGAAGTGGCTCGAATCGCCTCTCAAGTTGCGGTCGCGCACATGCTCTTGGCGAAACACCCAGTGATTAGTGTCAACGGAAACGCATGTTCGCTAGTGGCAAGAGACCTTGTGACCCTCTCCAATCTCACAGGCGCACCCCTCGAAGTCAACCTGTTCTACTACTCACCCGAGCGCGAGGATGCCATTGTCCATGCTCTGAGGGAGGCTGGCGCATCAGAAGTCTTGGGCACCAGAGACCGTCCATCTGTCACGATTCCAGAGCTAAGTAGCAACAGGCGGAAGGTCGACCCGGAGGGTATTGGCGGAGCTGATGTTGTTCTGGTGCCGCTTGAAGACGGCGACCGAACAGAGGCACTCCGAAGAGTCGGCAAGATGGTCCTTGCAATCGACCTCAATCCGATGAGCCGGACCTCAGTCCATGCGAACGTCACGGTTGTAGACAACATCGTCCGTGCCCTTCCGTTGATGGTGGAATTCGCACGAGACCTGTCCAATGCAGACACTTCGACTCTCAGACGCATAACCACCCACTTCGACAATGCTGAGAACCTGAGAGAGTCTGTTGACATTATGCTTCAGCATCTACAGGAGTGGGCTCTTTCGTTGCACACACAGTCTGGAGAAACCTTGAGAAGCAGGGAGGTTCAGACACGATGA
- a CDS encoding GHMP kinase, giving the protein MSSTEFVRSFVPGHVTGLFRIMDGPEDPLQRGSVGGGFSVEMGTLTTVALEHRNETTIDVFYNGTPIDAPVTRMVVKRMLDESGSEHVHVTVRHESALQIGAGLGASGAGALGTALSLGEALGQHMTVNDAARHAHSAEVLNRTGLGDVIGQVVGGVEVRLKPGAPGIGQAVRLEYPRDMHVVLAAASGIETKAVLSDQDKRKRINESGGRLVADLHRSPSFETLIAKSREFTEATGLSAPRVRKALKLLYDAGFEDSSMVMLGDSVFCFCDDGSVPRVIDLLCRLWPRSEVHDTHIAEVGGRVLR; this is encoded by the coding sequence ATGTCCTCGACTGAATTTGTCCGGTCATTTGTCCCCGGACATGTCACAGGTCTGTTCAGAATCATGGACGGACCCGAGGACCCTTTGCAACGTGGTTCAGTCGGCGGGGGCTTCTCTGTAGAAATGGGAACGCTGACGACAGTGGCGTTGGAGCATCGCAATGAGACCACGATTGATGTGTTCTACAACGGGACACCAATAGACGCTCCAGTGACACGTATGGTGGTAAAGAGAATGCTTGACGAGTCTGGCTCCGAACATGTCCATGTGACAGTGCGCCACGAGTCCGCACTGCAGATAGGGGCCGGGCTTGGGGCATCAGGAGCAGGGGCTCTCGGTACAGCCCTGTCTCTTGGAGAAGCCCTTGGACAACACATGACTGTGAACGATGCTGCGCGTCATGCCCACAGTGCCGAAGTCCTGAACCGCACTGGTCTGGGCGATGTAATAGGTCAGGTTGTTGGCGGCGTAGAGGTGAGGTTGAAGCCTGGTGCTCCGGGGATAGGGCAGGCAGTACGTCTGGAATACCCCCGGGATATGCATGTCGTGTTGGCTGCCGCGAGCGGGATTGAGACAAAGGCCGTACTCAGTGACCAAGACAAGCGGAAGCGCATCAATGAGTCCGGTGGCAGGCTGGTCGCTGATCTCCATCGGAGTCCTTCATTCGAGACACTGATTGCAAAGTCTCGGGAGTTCACTGAGGCGACCGGTCTGTCTGCTCCTCGCGTTAGGAAGGCGCTCAAGCTCCTCTACGATGCAGGGTTTGAGGACTCAAGCATGGTAATGCTTGGCGACTCGGTGTTCTGTTTCTGCGACGATGGGAGTGTACCGCGTGTGATCGATCTGCTCTGTAGACTGTGGCCCAGGTCCGAGGTACATGACACACACATTGCAGAAGTGGGAGGGCGTGTCCTGAGATGA
- the selD gene encoding selenide, water dikinase SelD: MQAAGLLEPGAVCSGGLGEDAVVRVVREDLAVVENIDVFTPIHDDPFVQGQIVACNSTNDVFTMGVTEILSLQAFLAYPPTVTRAVAAAVLRGMNDFMKSVGSRVMGGQTITNPCPAFGGVCMGIARPDEIIHSNGARVGDVVVLTKPLGIQPAMRSYRDIQDESKRDPLLARFTTTELERMQQTAVRIMTKSALEVARAMREVAAHAATDVTGFGLLGHGSNLARMSGVDIVFSQVPVIQGTLELAKFFGHRLATGRGAETAGGVLVVIDKSRVEEFCGILEGQSLPCWIVGEVTRPSGLPEARLASDVQYLETGFP, encoded by the coding sequence CTGCAGGCGGCTGGTCTGCTGGAACCAGGAGCTGTCTGTTCAGGCGGGCTCGGAGAGGATGCTGTGGTCAGAGTAGTTCGCGAGGACCTCGCCGTGGTTGAGAACATCGACGTCTTCACTCCAATTCATGACGACCCATTTGTGCAAGGGCAGATTGTTGCTTGCAATTCAACCAACGATGTCTTCACCATGGGGGTCACCGAGATTCTCTCCCTTCAGGCCTTCCTCGCCTATCCTCCCACAGTGACCAGGGCTGTCGCGGCTGCTGTCCTGCGTGGAATGAACGACTTCATGAAGTCGGTTGGTTCACGCGTAATGGGTGGCCAGACCATAACAAATCCCTGTCCTGCTTTCGGGGGTGTATGCATGGGCATTGCTCGACCCGACGAGATCATTCACTCTAACGGAGCTCGTGTCGGGGATGTCGTGGTACTCACAAAACCCCTAGGGATACAACCCGCAATGCGATCATATCGCGACATACAGGACGAGTCGAAGCGCGACCCTCTTCTTGCGCGATTCACTACGACCGAGCTGGAACGGATGCAGCAGACTGCAGTACGAATAATGACAAAGAGCGCTCTTGAAGTCGCGCGAGCGATGAGAGAGGTCGCCGCCCATGCTGCCACTGATGTCACTGGATTCGGCCTGCTCGGACATGGCTCTAATCTTGCTCGTATGAGTGGTGTCGACATTGTCTTCAGTCAGGTCCCAGTCATTCAGGGCACGCTTGAACTGGCCAAGTTCTTTGGTCATCGACTCGCCACCGGGCGCGGCGCAGAAACAGCAGGAGGTGTGCTTGTGGTCATCGACAAGTCCCGTGTCGAGGAGTTCTGTGGAATCCTCGAAGGTCAGTCCCTCCCATGTTGGATTGTCGGCGAAGTGACTCGACCTAGTGGACTTCCCGAGGCAAGATTGGCCTCGGATGTTCAGTATCTCGAAACTGGGTTCCCGTGA
- a CDS encoding GTP-binding protein, with translation MKIVVTGPYEAGKSLLIHHITNGACINVERRGTTIAMDHGVANVDGMTVFLFGTPGLLRFRTMRKILSSGADGIVFVVDSADKESDARAKMFFREIAFFLPGVPCVVAANKQDLSAARPVDVLREDMRFLAGVPVIPVSAKTGANVDAMLRTLLFLTMMQWSSVFTKFAQYSGTSHGLSSLMSDLKMGRDQVVGYLRRFELRKLLEVQVGDEQFVVRDSVRPLLENPSMLVRR, from the coding sequence ATGAAGATTGTTGTAACGGGTCCATACGAAGCTGGCAAGAGCCTTCTCATTCATCACATAACAAATGGTGCATGCATAAACGTGGAACGGCGCGGGACCACCATTGCCATGGATCATGGTGTGGCTAACGTGGATGGTATGACCGTCTTCCTCTTTGGCACTCCGGGTCTTCTGCGCTTCAGAACGATGCGAAAGATACTGAGTTCAGGTGCTGATGGAATCGTATTCGTAGTTGACTCAGCAGACAAGGAGTCCGACGCAAGAGCCAAGATGTTCTTCAGGGAGATTGCCTTCTTCCTTCCCGGTGTCCCCTGCGTGGTTGCTGCCAACAAACAGGACCTCTCTGCCGCCCGGCCAGTGGATGTATTGAGGGAGGACATGCGTTTCTTGGCCGGCGTTCCTGTGATACCGGTGTCCGCAAAGACAGGTGCAAATGTGGATGCTATGCTTCGCACGCTCCTGTTTCTTACCATGATGCAATGGAGTTCAGTCTTCACCAAGTTCGCTCAGTACAGCGGCACCTCCCACGGACTCAGTAGCCTGATGTCCGACCTGAAGATGGGGCGTGACCAAGTAGTCGGGTATCTTCGTAGATTCGAGCTCAGAAAGCTCCTTGAGGTGCAAGTGGGCGACGAGCAGTTCGTGGTCCGGGACTCTGTGAGACCTCTCTTGGAGAATCCGTCGATGCTCGTACGACGCTAG
- a CDS encoding tetratricopeptide repeat protein → MTEGDSFEDLDPVQLLEQAAAAEQAGDKSTAAKILNTVGNIYMSVADYQEALTNFERALKMYQELEEAAGIGDTIYNLGVAQINLERWEDAAKTLSEALAFFEKTSNEDGTADALYGLALAKLGMNAFEEAMEFFKKAQRVYKAAGNEQGFVSTVMDIGNAYADKEDWENAEKTFKKALTIYRELDDASGIADALSLLGDIAETQENQKKAVELFVEAAQYYVKAGILDIAREVIERAESKLWDVPKATRRRLRPMIDEVIDNLPEEPEEEAEDGSELSDEDFDEELLDIGTEGEDYSDTDNDVE, encoded by the coding sequence ATGACCGAGGGCGACTCTTTCGAAGACCTTGACCCAGTACAACTCCTTGAACAGGCCGCAGCAGCTGAGCAAGCGGGTGACAAATCGACCGCGGCCAAAATACTCAACACGGTGGGCAATATCTACATGTCTGTTGCAGACTATCAGGAGGCCCTTACGAACTTCGAGCGTGCACTGAAGATGTATCAGGAGTTGGAAGAGGCGGCCGGAATTGGGGACACTATCTACAATCTCGGAGTCGCTCAGATCAACCTTGAGCGCTGGGAGGATGCTGCCAAGACCCTCAGTGAAGCTCTCGCTTTCTTTGAGAAGACCTCCAACGAAGATGGCACTGCAGACGCGCTCTACGGGTTGGCTCTTGCAAAGCTCGGTATGAATGCATTCGAAGAAGCCATGGAGTTCTTCAAGAAGGCCCAGCGTGTCTACAAGGCTGCCGGAAATGAGCAGGGCTTCGTGAGCACAGTCATGGATATCGGTAATGCATATGCCGACAAGGAGGACTGGGAGAACGCTGAGAAGACCTTCAAGAAGGCCCTGACAATCTATCGAGAACTGGATGACGCATCCGGCATCGCAGACGCTCTCTCGTTGTTGGGTGACATTGCTGAGACGCAGGAGAACCAGAAGAAGGCAGTGGAGCTGTTTGTGGAGGCTGCTCAATACTACGTCAAGGCTGGGATACTCGATATCGCCAGAGAGGTCATAGAACGAGCCGAGAGCAAGCTCTGGGATGTGCCCAAGGCAACTCGACGGCGCCTAAGACCGATGATTGACGAGGTGATTGACAACCTTCCTGAAGAACCTGAGGAAGAGGCGGAGGACGGGTCCGAACTCAGCGACGAGGACTTTGATGAGGAACTACTAGACATCGGGACTGAAGGTGAGGACTACTCCGACACGGACAACGACGTCGAGTGA
- a CDS encoding DMT family transporter, giving the protein MSSGGGLGSHKRIRIGLLLLLSISMVSSASVLIKMSSSHPLVIVFWRTLLGGILMALAALPHRGYQSIASDGFRECWKWLLLIGMVLSLHFYTWFTSLTLTTIPASVALVNISPIFTAAFSTFVLREPLGRVSWSGVLVAVTGVFVVAWNDLTVSGLGAVTGDLLSIISGFLLAVYFIGGRRYAKGLPIAVYTMIVYLSAAGATLLLCFAMSIDVVVLDAAELTIFLALALFPTALGHSVNNYLLTLVPAYVVSSAVLGEPIGATILGILVFGESQIPTPLGLVGFVVVLSGIGLVLAGVGRGSSQSDHGT; this is encoded by the coding sequence ATGTCGAGCGGTGGTGGACTCGGGTCCCACAAACGTATCCGTATTGGATTGTTGCTGCTTCTGTCGATCTCCATGGTTTCCAGTGCCAGTGTTCTCATCAAGATGAGTAGTTCCCATCCCCTGGTCATTGTGTTTTGGAGGACTCTCCTAGGAGGGATTCTAATGGCTTTGGCTGCACTCCCCCATCGAGGCTACCAGTCAATTGCCAGTGATGGATTCAGAGAATGCTGGAAGTGGCTCCTGCTCATAGGCATGGTACTGAGTCTGCACTTCTATACCTGGTTCACATCACTCACACTCACCACAATCCCGGCCAGCGTGGCCTTGGTGAATATCTCACCTATTTTCACTGCAGCTTTCTCTACATTCGTTCTCCGAGAACCCCTTGGAAGAGTGTCATGGTCAGGGGTACTGGTGGCCGTGACAGGCGTCTTTGTCGTCGCATGGAATGACCTCACGGTTTCAGGACTCGGAGCGGTCACTGGCGACCTCCTCTCAATCATAAGTGGCTTCCTCTTGGCTGTGTATTTCATTGGCGGACGCCGATATGCCAAAGGACTTCCAATTGCTGTCTACACCATGATCGTCTATCTTTCTGCCGCAGGTGCCACTCTGTTACTCTGTTTTGCAATGTCCATAGATGTGGTAGTTCTAGACGCCGCAGAACTCACAATCTTCCTAGCACTGGCCCTCTTCCCGACTGCTCTTGGTCACTCAGTCAACAACTACCTCCTCACTCTGGTCCCAGCATATGTGGTGTCCTCTGCAGTGCTTGGAGAGCCCATTGGTGCGACCATTCTTGGTATACTGGTATTCGGAGAGAGTCAGATACCTACACCACTGGGTCTGGTAGGCTTTGTCGTTGTCCTATCCGGAATAGGACTGGTGCTTGCAGGAGTTGGTCGTGGCTCTTCACAGTCCGACCATGGCACTTGA